From Pyrenophora tritici-repentis strain M4 chromosome 1, whole genome shotgun sequence, the proteins below share one genomic window:
- a CDS encoding FucP, Fucose permease, which translates to MAPAVAGPGDGIIERLVAADTVRWWNKPNLRRLYLLLVPFCLFIESTSGFDSSMMNGMQALNYWQEYFGHPKGGQLGLLVACYNLGAITSIPFVAIVSDHLGRRKSIVLGSTIMIIGAIMQGLSQNLAMFIFSRIFLGHGIVYAIISGAALLGELGHPKERAFLGSMFNAFFGVGSVLGAGIVVRTLLIPSDWSWRLPSILQAIPSVIQIVFALTVPESPRWLVSKDRSEEALEILIKYHAEGDASAELPHIEIAEIRKALELENESRQRGWAELFQSKGMRHRAVVAAGLGIFVQYSGNNLISQYLVPILKKIGIEDSHTQVRYNVGSEAWGFLMALVMASVSPRFPRRRMYLLCASCLLCVYTAWTIAQARNRMTGSKETGYAVLVMIFLYKPAYNIAYNALTYVYMVELFPYYVRTKGLSWFQLFNRCSVMLGSFTNPIGLQDLDWKFLFVYIALLSFEIVFIYFLFPETYGKTLEELTFLFESEKQDREALAVTTAKILGQDGNVTEIHEAPEKKA; encoded by the exons ATGGCACCAGCGGTCGCGGGTCCTGGCGATGGCATTATCGAACGCCTTGTTGCGGCGGATACTGTGAGGTGGTGGAATAAGCCGAATCTTCGACGGCTTTATCTGTTGCTTGTTCCGTTTTGTCTGTTTATTGAGTCAACGTCTGGGTTTGATAG CTCGATGATGAACGGCATGCAGGCGTTGAATTACTGGCAAGAGTACTTTGGCCATCCCAAGGGAGGTCAGCTTGGGTTGCTGGTTGCTTGCTACAATCTGGGCGCTATTACTAGTATCCCGTTTGTGGCAATTGTGTCTGATCATCTGGGGAGACGTAAGAGTATTGTGTTGGGCTCTACTATTATGATCATTGGGGCGATTATGCAGGGGCTGTCTCAAAACT TGGCCATGTTCATTTTCAGCCGCATCTTTCTCGGTCACGGCATCGTATACGCCATCATATCGGGGGCTGCCCTTCTCGGCGAACTGGGCCATCCAAAAGAGCGTGCCTTCCTCGGCAGTATGTTCAACGCTTTCTTTGGAGTAGGCTCCGTCCTTGGTGCAGGAATCGTAGTGCGCACACTACTTATTCCAAGTGACTGGTCTTGGCGCCTACCATCGATCCTCCAGGCAATACCGTCTGTAATTCAGATCGTGTTTGCTCTTACGGTGCCAGAGAGTCCCAGGTGGCTTGTTTCAAAGGACAGGAGTGAAGAGGCTCTCGAGATCTTGATCAAGTATCATGCTGAGGGTGATGCATCTGCTGAGCTACCTCACATTGAGATCGCTGAGATTCGTAAAGCGCTGGAATTAGAAAATGAGTCTCGTCAAAGAGGCTGGGCTGAGCTCTTCCAGTCTAAAGGCATGCGACACCGCGCTGTTGTAGCTGCTGGACTTGGTATCTTTGTGCAGTACAGCGGCAACAATCTCATCAGCCAGTACCTCGTACCGATCCTCAAGAAGATTGGCATCGAAGACAGTCACACACAGGTACGCTACAACGTTGGCTCCGAAGCTTGGGGCTTCCTCATGGCACTCGTCATGGCCAGTGTTTCGCCTCGCTTCCCGCGACGAAGGATGTACCTCTTATGCGCGAGCTGTCTCTTATGCGTATACACTGCGTGGACTATTGCACAGGCTCGGAACCGCATGACTGGATCTAAAGAGACTGGTTACGCAGTTCTTGTCATGATCTTCCTCTACAAGCCCGCATACAACATCGCCTACAACGCCCTGACCTACGTCTACATGGTCGAGCTATTCCCATACTACGTCCGCACCAAGGGCCTTTCATGGTTTCAACTCTTCAACAGATGCTCCGTCATGCTTGGGTCCTTTACCAATCCCATTGGGCTACAGGACCTTGACTGGAAGTTCCTATTTGTGTACATTGCCTTGCTATCTTTTGAGATTGTGTTCATTTACTTTCTGTTTCCGGAAACATACGGCAAGACATTGGAGGAGCTCACATTCCTGTTTGAAAGCGAGAAGCAGGATCGCGAAGCGCTTGCTGTGACTACGGCCAAGATATTGGGGCAGGATGGCAACGTTACCGAGATTCACGAGGCGCCAGAGAAGAAGGCTTAG